The region TCGCTGGTCGTGAACGAGAAGTCGCGCAGGTTGCCTGCGAGGCCCAGCTTGACGAGATCGGTCTCGTGCCCGAGGTCGGCCAGCGCCTGCGGGGTGCTGCCGTTGATCGGGTCGCCGTTCGGGTCCGTGCCGAGTCCGGTGCCGAAACCCTGACGGAACGTCGACGAGCCGTCCACCGGGCTGCCGCCGTGCACGGCATCGCGCAGCCGGTCGTTGAACGTGCCGATGCCCGTGCCGCCGAGCTGACCCTGCACGGCCTGCTCGAACAGCGCATTGTTCGCGACCTCGCCGAAGTTCCAGCCTTCGCCGTAGAGGTAGATGGCCTTGCCGTCGACGCCGTCCTCGTCGAGGGTGAGCGCGTCGAGCGCCTCGCGCACGGCGAGCATGTTGCCCACCGAGTGGTGACCCATCAGGTCGAACCGGAATCCGTCGACCTTGTAGTGCCGCGCCCAGGTGACGACCGAGTCGACCATGAGCTTCTGCGCGACCTCGTTCTCGGTCGCCACGTTCTGACAGCAGGTCGAGGTCTCGACGGCGCCCGCGGCGTTGAGGCGGTGGTAGTAGCCGGGAACGACGCGATCGAGCACAGAGCGGTCGCCCTGGCCCGAGGCGGCGGTGTGGTTGAAGACCTGGTCGAGCACCACCTGCAGGCCCATGCCGTGCAGCGCCCCGACCATCGAGCGGAACTCGGCGACCCGCGCCCCGCCCTCGGGATTCACCGCGTACGACCCCTCGGGGGTCGAGTAGTGGTACGGGTCGTAGCCCCAGTTGAAGCCGTCGTCGCCGGCGATCGCCGATACGCACGCCTGCTGCGCCGTGTCGGCCGGGCCGTACGAGCCGAGGTCGCACGCCGGCGTCGCCTGCGCGTCGCGGTTCTCCTCGATCGTCGCGATGTCGAACGAGGGGAGCAGATGCACCGTGTTGATCCCGGCATCCGCCAGTTGACGCAGCTGCTTCGCCCCTGCACCGTCGCGGGTGAAGGCGAGGTACGTGCCGCGCTCAGCGGCTGGCACGCTCGTGTCACCGATCGAGAAGTCGCGGATGTGCAGCTCGTAGATCGCGCGATCGACGGGCCGGTCGACCACGGGCGTCTTCGTCTTGCGCCAGTCCTTGGGCTGGAACGCCTTGTCGGCGAGGTCGACGGCGACGGAGCGCTCGGAGTTCTCGGTGAGGGCGACCGAGTACGGGTCGGTGACGCGGTTGGTCTCGATCCTGCCCGTGGTCGGGGCGTAGACGACGACCTCCCACAGGTACTCGTCGTTCTTCAGGGCCTTCTTGCCCTTGACCGTCCAGACGCCCGATGCCCGGTCGTACGCGGCCTTGTGACGGACTGGCTCCGCGTCGGCGCCGGCCTCCGCGTCCCAGGTGAGCAGCGTCGCGCTCTGCGCGGTGGGCGCCCACAGGCGGAAGGTCGGGTTGACGCCCGCGAACGTGACACCGAGCGTCTGCTTCTGCACCTGGTCGGCGTAGAGGTCGTCGAGCACACCCGCGATCTGCATACCCGTGAAGGCGGTGAGCGCACCGGTCGTGTCTCGCTGCGCGACGGCCAGCTGACCCTTCAGAAGGGCCGCGACGTCGGCATCAGGCACCCGCAGGGCGAGGTAGCCGCCGAGCGCGGGGAAGCGCTTCTTCTGCGCATCGGTGAGTCCGCCGGCGATCTGCTCGAGCGCGATCGGTTCGGCGGCGGTCACCTCTGCGTCGGCGACCTTCACCGAGGCGTCTGCCGAGGCGTACAGCTCGTACGCGGCACGATCGGTCGAGCCGAGGTCAGCCGGCCACGCGATGGTCGTCTCGTCGATCCAGTGCGCACGCAGCTCGCCGGTGCCGGGCAGCGGCGCGTCGTCTGCCGTGACCTCGAGCACGTGCGTGGCGAGCGTGTACCGGAACGAGGTGACCTTGCCCTCAGTGGCGCTGAACGAGATGTTCGCGCCGTCCCTCGCCCCGCCGGCTCCGTAGTTCTCGGCCCAGCTGAGTCCATGCGCGACCTTCAGCTCGTAGGCGCCCGTCGGCAGCGATGAGGTCGAGAACTCGTACACCCCGTCGCGGTCGCCGTCGGCCATCAGCGTGGCGAGGCAGTCGGGCATCCAGTCGCCTGCGCAGCCGAGCTCTTCCTGCAGCGAGCCGGGCAGGGTCACGATCGGGCCTTCCGAACTCGACTGCACGATGTTCGTGCGGGGGTCGAAATAGAACGAGATGGGCCCGCCCTTGTGCGAGACGGTGACGTTCGGCCCGTCCGGCACGCCGTTCGCGCCGTAGTTGACCGCCCAGCTGCCGTCGATGGCGGCCTTGTACTCGTAGTCGCCTGCTGGCAGATCGAAGGTGCCAGCCCACACGCCGTCGGCGCGCAGGGTCAGCTTCGCCTTCTCGCAGGCCGGATCCCAGTCGCCGGCGCAGCCCATCTCGGAGTTCAGGCTGCCAGGCACGGTCACCATCTCGATGGGCGACTCGGGCTGCTCGTCGACGGCGAGCGAGACCTGGTTGCCGACCGAGGCGTAGGTGGATGCTGCGGCGTGGCCGCCTGCGGCATCCGTCGTCACCGCACGGTACTCGACCAGCGTTCCCTTCTTCAGCCCGCGGATGTCGTGGTACACGCGCGGCTCGGTGTCTTCGGCGGCGCCGAGCGCGTGCCACTCGTCGGATCCGACGACGCGCCACGCGAAGCTCGTCTGCGCCCACTGGTCGGCGATGCCGGCCTGAACAGGCGACTGTCCGCTGAGGCCGGCACCCGGGGCGGGTGCGGCGATCGTCACGGGCGCGGCCTCGGCCGGGGCGGTGACCGTGCCATCCGCCTTCCACACCACGGCCGAGAGGGCGGGCACCGTGACGGTCGTCGCGGCGCCGGCATCCGTCGTCACCGGCGTGCCGTCGCCGTACAGCACGGCGTACGAGGCGTCGGCGGTGAGGGTCGTGAGGTCGACGGTCTGCGCGGAGGTCGCGTTGTTGACCGCGACCAGGTACTCGACCTTCTCATCGGCGTCGACGCGCGAGAAGGCGTAGACGCCTGCGCCCGACGCCGCGTGGCGCTCGATCTGAGCACCGTCGCGCAGGGCGGGGTGCGCCTCGCGCAGCGCCGAGAGCCCCGCGATGTGCTCGTAGAGCGGGGCGTCGGTGCCGTAGCGGTCGACGGATCCCGCCTTCTCGCCGGTGATCAGATTCTGGTTCGCGTACTCGTCGACCTGGGTGGCGAAGAGCGTCTGACGGGCGTCCTTGTCGCCGCCGGCGCCCGCGAAGCCCTGCTCGTCGCCGTAGTACACGACCGGCTGGCCACGGGTGAGGAACATGAGCTCGTTCGCGAGCTCGGTGCGCTGCAGCGGAGCATCCGTCCGCTGCAGGAAGGAGCCCACCCGGCCCATGTCGTGGTTGCCGAGGAAGGTCGGCAGGGCCGTCGCACTCGAATCGGGGGTCGTGTACCGGTCATCGCCGGCGAACAGGGTCTGCAGGCCCTTCGCCGAGTTTCCCGATGCGTAGCTTACCGCCGACGACTGGAAGGTGAAGTCGAGCACCGAGTTCATGTCGGTGTCGCGCACGTACGGCGCGAGCTTGACGGGGTCGGCGTCGTACACCTCGCCGAACATGAAGAACTCGTCGTCGCCCTTCGCGTGCGCGTAGTCGAGCACCTCCTTGGTCCAGGTCTGCCAGAACTCGAAGTTCACATGCTTGACCGTGTCGATGCGGAATCCATCGATGCCGAGGTCGATCCAGTCCTGATACACCTGCACGAAGCCGTTCACGACCGTCGGATGCTCGGTCATCAGGTCGTCGAGTCCGTCGAAGTCGCCGTAGGTGACGGACTCCCCCGACCAGGTCGAGTTTCCGCGGTTGTGGTACAGCGTGGGGTCGTTGAGCCAGTCCGGCGTCTTCGCGGTCTTCTCGGCCTCGGCTACCACGGGCGTGTAGGGGAAGCTCGTCGCGGGGTCGAGAGCCGGGAAGCCGTCGGTGCCCGCGTACTCGGCCGGGTCGAACGCCGTGCCGTCGGCCGCCTTGTACGGCTCGGTCGCCTGATCGATGTACGAGTACTGCTTCTCGCTGTAGTCGATCACGTCGGCGGTGTGGTTGGTGATGATGTCGAAGTACACCTTGATGCCGCGCTGATGCGCATCGGCGATGAGCGCCTCGAGCTCGGCATTGGTGCCCAGGTGCGGGTCGATGCGCGTGAAATCCGTCACCCAGTAGCCGTGATAGCCCGCGCTCGCGTTGTCGCCTGTACCCTGCACGGGCTTGTTCGCGAAGCTCGGGGTGAGCCAGATGGCCGTCGTGCCGAGCCCCTCGATGTAGTCGAGCCGGTCATGCAGCCCCGCGATGTCGCCGCCCTGGAAGAAGCCCTTGTTCGCCGGATCGAATCCGGTCGCGAGGCGGTCGCCCTCGATGCCGCCGGTGTCGTTCGACGTGTCGCCGTTCGCGAAGCGGTCGGTCATCACGAAGTAGAACTGCTCGTCGGACCCCGGCTGCCGCACCGGCTTCTCGATGAGCGCGTCGTCGTCCGATGAGTAGCCCTGGCGCAGGTCCTCGACCGCGACGCCGACGCGCTTCAGCCCGGCGTCGAAGGTGAAGCGCAGGGTGGCGGGCCCGGCGACGGTCAGCGGGATGTTGTCGCCGCCCCCGTCGAGACCATAGGCCTCATCCCAGCTGTCGTCGAGCGCGACCTTGTACTCGTAGCTGCCAGCCGGCACCTCGAACGCGGCCGAGTAGATGCCCTCGGCCCCGGTCGGGGCGAGCTCGGTCGCGGCGCAGTCGGGTGCCCAGTCTGCGGTGCAGCCGAGCTCGGACTGCAGGTCGCCGACGAGGGCGACGGTGCGGTCGGCGGCGGCGGCCGGCGCCGCGAGGGCGCCGAACGATGACAGGCCGGATGCCACGAGCGCGGCGGTGGCGAGCAGGGCGGTACGGCGTAGAGAGGTCTTCTTCGACACAGGGACTCCGTCAGGAAGGGCGCGGCGGCGCGCCGGTGGCTGTGCTGTGAAGGTAACAGCCCGCTGCGTCATTCTGCAAGCGCTTCCAGTATTCGGATGCGGGGATTCCGGCACCTCAGGACCAACCTTGCGCCTTCGGACGCAAGCGCTTTCAGCGCCTGCACCGAGGGTTGGGTCGCTGTTCACCTTGCTGTCACCTGCGCCGCGTACAACTGACTGTGCGCGGCGACAGAGCTTGACCGGATCGGGTGCCTGCCACCGCCGCGCCGTGGTGAGCGAGCCGCTCCCACCGCGGTCTCAGACCGCGAGACCCCCGCCGAATCGGGTCGGCGGGGGTCTCCCTCTTCAGTCGATGGGTCAGAGGCGCTCGACGATGAGCGCGTTCGCCATGCCGCCGCCCTCGCACATGGTCTGCAGTCCGAGGCGTCCGTCGATCGCCTCGAGGTGGTCGAGCAGGGTGCCGAGCAAGCGGGTTCCCGACGAGCCCAGCGCATGCCCCAGGGCGATCGCGCCCCCGCGCGGATTCAGCTTCGCCGGATCGGCGCCGAGCTCTGCGGCCCAGGCGAGCGGCACCGAGGCGAACGCCTCATTGACCTCATAGGCGTCGAGGTCGTCGATGGTGAGGCCGGCGCGTTCGAGCACGCGGCGCGTGGCGGGAATGGGGCCGGTGAGCATGAGCAGCGGGTCGTCGCCGATCACATCGAGCGCGACGATGCGCGCCCGCGGAGTGAGGCCGAGCTGCTCGGCGCGGTCGGCGCTCATCATCAGCGCCGCCGATGCCCCGTCGGTGAGCGGCGAGGAGTTGCCTGGCGTGATCGCCCACTCGATCTCAGGGAAGCGTGCGGCGAGGGCGTCGGTGCGGAACGATGCCGGAAGCCCCGCGAGCCTGTCGGCCGTGGTGCCCTCGCGCACTGTCTCGTCGATCCGGGCATCCGGCGCCTCTGCGACGGCCACGACCGTGCGGTCGAAGAAGCCGTCGCGCCAGGCCTGCGCCGCGCGGGCGTGCGACTCGGCGGCGAAGGCGTCGAGACGCCCGCGGTCGAAGCCCCAGCGCTGCGCGATCAGCTCCGCGCTCACGCCCTGGTTGACGAGGCCGTCGGGGTAGCGCTCGCGCAGCCGCGGCGACAGGGGCGACCCGCCGGCGGCCGACGCGCCGAGCGGCACGCGGCTCATCGACTCCACTCCCCCGACGATCACGATGTCGCTCTCGCCTGCCGCGATGCCGGCCGCGGCGAAGTGCACGGCCTGCTGACTCGAACCGCACTGGCGGTCGATGGTCGTCGCCGGAACGGTCTCGTCGAATCCCGCGGCGAGCACGGCCTGGCGAGCGATGTTCATCGCCTGGTCGCCGACCTGGCTCACGCAGCCGAGCAGCACGTCATCGATCTGGCCGGATTCGAGGCCGTTGCGCTCGAGGACGCTCTGCAGCACGCCAGCCGCGAGATCGACGGGATGCACGCCCGACAGCATCCCGCCCGGCTTGCCGCGCCCGACCGGGGTGCGGACGACATCGACGATCACGGCTTCGCTGCTCATGACTCCATCCTCGCGCGTTCCGTCGCCCCGCGGCGCGTCCCGCTGACGGATCAGACCGCCTGGATCGTCCAGGAGGCCGCGTGCGACTCGCCGGAGGCGAGCGCGATCAGGCCCATTCCGGAGGTGAAGGCATCGGGGGCGCAGGTCATGGGCTCCACCGCGAGACCGACCCGGTGCGTGGTGAGGTCGTCCGGGGTGTCTGCCGTGTGCACTTGCACCCACGGACACGCCTCGCCCCAGCTGATCGCTGTGCCCGTGCCGTCCGGCGCCCGCACTTCGACGCGCGACAGGCCGCCATCGCGATCGAGTGCGGTGAAGGCGTGGTCGATGAACGTCGTGCCGATCGGCCGCGGGGTGCGGAAGTCCCACTGCGGATGCCTGTCGACCGGCTCGACGCAGACCGGGATCAGCCGGTCTGCGGTCACGGTCAGCACCTCGGATGCCGGAAGCGACAGCGTCCACGAGTCGACGGCCGAGGCGCCCGAAGCGTCGGCGACGAGGTAGGGGTGCGGACCGGTGCCCCAGGGTGCGGCATCCGGACCCAGATTGCGGCCGGTGACCACCTGCGTGAGTCCTCCGGCGTCGAGCCGGTACTCGACCTCGACCTCGACGCGGAACGGATAGCCCGCCTGCGGCTCGACCACCGCGGCCAGCACGACGCGATCCGACTCGACCACCCGATCGGCGAACTCGAGCCAGCCGACCAGTCCATGCAGGGCATGCCCGCGTGCGGGCTCGGTCAGCGGCAGCCGGTGCTGCATGCCGTCGAACGCGTAACGACCGTCGACGACACGGTTCGGCCACGGCGCGAGCGTCGCCCCGCGGTACCCCGGACGCACGTCGTCGGCCTCGAACGGCACGACCAGGTCGCGGCCGTGGTGCGTCAGCGTGCGAAGCGTCGCGCCGACGCTCGCGATCACCGCCTCGTAGCCGTGCCCCGCGAGGGCGAGCTGGCGGCCGGAGCGCGGCCGCCCCTCGGCCTCGGTCGGCGTCACAGCCCCTGCGCCAGGCGGTAGTAGGCCTGGTTCCAGCGCACCTGCTTCTGGAACTCGGGCAGCGTGGTGGACTCGTCGATCACGAGCAGCTCGATCTCGGCCATCTCGGCGAAGTCGCGGAACGCGTCGATCCCGACGGCCGTCGACATCACGGTGTGGTGGGCAGCGCCGGCGGTGAGCCAGGCTGCGGCGCTCGTGGTGAAGTCCGGCGCCGGCTTCCACACGGCGCGCCCCACGGGCAGCTTCGGCAGGGCGGCACGGGGCTCGACGTTCTCGACGACGTTCGCGGTGAGGCGGAACCGGTCGCGCATGTCGCTCAGCGCGACGACGACCGCGGGGCCCGGATCGGCGGTGAAGACCAGACGCACGGGGTCGCCCTTGCCGCCGATGCCGAGCGGGTGGACCT is a window of Microbacterium esteraromaticum DNA encoding:
- the pulA gene encoding pullulanase-type alpha-1,6-glucosidase, producing MTQRAVTFTAQPPARRRALPDGVPVSKKTSLRRTALLATAALVASGLSSFGALAAPAAAADRTVALVGDLQSELGCTADWAPDCAATELAPTGAEGIYSAAFEVPAGSYEYKVALDDSWDEAYGLDGGGDNIPLTVAGPATLRFTFDAGLKRVGVAVEDLRQGYSSDDDALIEKPVRQPGSDEQFYFVMTDRFANGDTSNDTGGIEGDRLATGFDPANKGFFQGGDIAGLHDRLDYIEGLGTTAIWLTPSFANKPVQGTGDNASAGYHGYWVTDFTRIDPHLGTNAELEALIADAHQRGIKVYFDIITNHTADVIDYSEKQYSYIDQATEPYKAADGTAFDPAEYAGTDGFPALDPATSFPYTPVVAEAEKTAKTPDWLNDPTLYHNRGNSTWSGESVTYGDFDGLDDLMTEHPTVVNGFVQVYQDWIDLGIDGFRIDTVKHVNFEFWQTWTKEVLDYAHAKGDDEFFMFGEVYDADPVKLAPYVRDTDMNSVLDFTFQSSAVSYASGNSAKGLQTLFAGDDRYTTPDSSATALPTFLGNHDMGRVGSFLQRTDAPLQRTELANELMFLTRGQPVVYYGDEQGFAGAGGDKDARQTLFATQVDEYANQNLITGEKAGSVDRYGTDAPLYEHIAGLSALREAHPALRDGAQIERHAASGAGVYAFSRVDADEKVEYLVAVNNATSAQTVDLTTLTADASYAVLYGDGTPVTTDAGAATTVTVPALSAVVWKADGTVTAPAEAAPVTIAAPAPGAGLSGQSPVQAGIADQWAQTSFAWRVVGSDEWHALGAAEDTEPRVYHDIRGLKKGTLVEYRAVTTDAAGGHAAASTYASVGNQVSLAVDEQPESPIEMVTVPGSLNSEMGCAGDWDPACEKAKLTLRADGVWAGTFDLPAGDYEYKAAIDGSWAVNYGANGVPDGPNVTVSHKGGPISFYFDPRTNIVQSSSEGPIVTLPGSLQEELGCAGDWMPDCLATLMADGDRDGVYEFSTSSLPTGAYELKVAHGLSWAENYGAGGARDGANISFSATEGKVTSFRYTLATHVLEVTADDAPLPGTGELRAHWIDETTIAWPADLGSTDRAAYELYASADASVKVADAEVTAAEPIALEQIAGGLTDAQKKRFPALGGYLALRVPDADVAALLKGQLAVAQRDTTGALTAFTGMQIAGVLDDLYADQVQKQTLGVTFAGVNPTFRLWAPTAQSATLLTWDAEAGADAEPVRHKAAYDRASGVWTVKGKKALKNDEYLWEVVVYAPTTGRIETNRVTDPYSVALTENSERSVAVDLADKAFQPKDWRKTKTPVVDRPVDRAIYELHIRDFSIGDTSVPAAERGTYLAFTRDGAGAKQLRQLADAGINTVHLLPSFDIATIEENRDAQATPACDLGSYGPADTAQQACVSAIAGDDGFNWGYDPYHYSTPEGSYAVNPEGGARVAEFRSMVGALHGMGLQVVLDQVFNHTAASGQGDRSVLDRVVPGYYHRLNAAGAVETSTCCQNVATENEVAQKLMVDSVVTWARHYKVDGFRFDLMGHHSVGNMLAVREALDALTLDEDGVDGKAIYLYGEGWNFGEVANNALFEQAVQGQLGGTGIGTFNDRLRDAVHGGSPVDGSSTFRQGFGTGLGTDPNGDPINGSTPQALADLGHETDLVKLGLAGNLRDFSFTTSDGKVTSGDDIDYRGSRAGYADEPDEVINYVDAHDNETLYDLSVFKLPVGTSMADRVRMNTLSLATVTLSQSPSFWHAGTELLRSKSLDRNSYDSGDWFNRIDWTGKESTFGSGLPMAADNEGKWGAMRPLLENPALEPKAADMAAAEASALDLLRVRSEVDLLRLGSAKLIEQKVTFPNGGADAAPGVIVMQIDDLVGADVDPALDGALVVFNASPDAVTQTVDGLAGRSFALTRAQAKGADAVVKKTTWDATTGTVTVPARTVAVLVDAQGR
- a CDS encoding thiolase family protein; translated protein: MSSEAVIVDVVRTPVGRGKPGGMLSGVHPVDLAAGVLQSVLERNGLESGQIDDVLLGCVSQVGDQAMNIARQAVLAAGFDETVPATTIDRQCGSSQQAVHFAAAGIAAGESDIVIVGGVESMSRVPLGASAAGGSPLSPRLRERYPDGLVNQGVSAELIAQRWGFDRGRLDAFAAESHARAAQAWRDGFFDRTVVAVAEAPDARIDETVREGTTADRLAGLPASFRTDALAARFPEIEWAITPGNSSPLTDGASAALMMSADRAEQLGLTPRARIVALDVIGDDPLLMLTGPIPATRRVLERAGLTIDDLDAYEVNEAFASVPLAWAAELGADPAKLNPRGGAIALGHALGSSGTRLLGTLLDHLEAIDGRLGLQTMCEGGGMANALIVERL
- a CDS encoding aldose 1-epimerase family protein; translated protein: MTPTEAEGRPRSGRQLALAGHGYEAVIASVGATLRTLTHHGRDLVVPFEADDVRPGYRGATLAPWPNRVVDGRYAFDGMQHRLPLTEPARGHALHGLVGWLEFADRVVESDRVVLAAVVEPQAGYPFRVEVEVEYRLDAGGLTQVVTGRNLGPDAAPWGTGPHPYLVADASGASAVDSWTLSLPASEVLTVTADRLIPVCVEPVDRHPQWDFRTPRPIGTTFIDHAFTALDRDGGLSRVEVRAPDGTGTAISWGEACPWVQVHTADTPDDLTTHRVGLAVEPMTCAPDAFTSGMGLIALASGESHAASWTIQAV